A portion of the Roseovarius sp. SCSIO 43702 genome contains these proteins:
- a CDS encoding IS110 family transposase, producing the protein MDLHIGLDVSLASTAICAVSAHGKVIKETTAASEPEELVRVLHDLPGRVIGVGLEAGPLSQWLHRALVDAGFDAVLMETRQVKGALKAMPNKTDRRDAEGIARLLHMGWFRPVHCKSVSAQETRALLSSRKAVQQAMLNIELSMRGILRNFGLKIGKISKGRYEDRVRELVDGNPMLEAAVTSILTARRELRKELAKLEKLLRGYAKIDPVCRLLMTMPGVGALVALTVKSSIDDPDRFRSSKEVGPWAGLTPKRDQSGERDILGQITKAGDVGLRTALYRAATVMLNRGRASWLTAWAWNVAKSRGKKRATVALARRIGVVLHRMWRDGTQFCFKRADAMRAAVA; encoded by the coding sequence ATGGATTTGCATATCGGATTGGACGTCTCGCTGGCAAGCACGGCCATCTGCGCGGTTTCCGCGCATGGGAAGGTAATCAAGGAGACCACGGCCGCCAGCGAACCCGAGGAACTGGTGAGGGTTCTACATGATCTGCCCGGTCGAGTAATAGGTGTGGGCCTGGAGGCCGGTCCCCTGTCACAATGGCTGCATCGGGCTCTGGTCGACGCCGGCTTTGACGCCGTTCTGATGGAAACGCGTCAGGTTAAGGGCGCCTTGAAAGCGATGCCCAACAAGACAGATCGGCGTGATGCGGAGGGCATTGCCCGGCTTTTGCACATGGGCTGGTTTCGGCCCGTCCATTGCAAATCCGTTTCGGCGCAGGAAACGCGCGCGCTGCTGTCATCCCGTAAGGCGGTACAGCAGGCCATGCTGAACATCGAACTCTCGATGCGGGGCATTCTGCGCAATTTCGGACTGAAGATCGGGAAGATTTCGAAAGGCCGGTATGAGGATCGCGTGCGCGAGCTCGTTGACGGCAATCCCATGCTGGAAGCCGCGGTCACATCGATTCTGACCGCCCGCCGGGAACTTCGCAAAGAACTAGCCAAGCTGGAAAAGCTGTTGCGCGGCTACGCGAAAATAGACCCGGTGTGTCGGCTGCTCATGACCATGCCCGGCGTGGGCGCACTTGTGGCGCTGACTGTCAAATCCTCAATCGATGATCCAGACCGTTTCCGATCCTCGAAAGAGGTCGGACCCTGGGCTGGGCTGACCCCGAAACGTGATCAATCGGGAGAGCGAGATATCCTCGGCCAGATCACGAAGGCCGGTGATGTTGGCTTGCGAACTGCCCTCTACCGTGCCGCGACAGTGATGTTGAACCGAGGCAGGGCCAGCTGGCTGACCGCCTGGGCATGGAATGTCGCCAAATCCCGCGGAAAGAAGCGGGCAACGGTTGCATTGGCGCGCCGTATCGGCGTGGTGCTGCACCGCATGTGGCGTGATGGCACGCAATTCTGCTTCAAGCGGGCCGATGCCATGCGGGCAGCAGTCGCATGA
- a CDS encoding head decoration protein yields the protein MTTLVEGTHPGGFLVWEAFRDYTRETIIVAAGTLEPGTVLGKITASGKYAAHDPAAVDGTETAVAVLWGKADASAGDAPAVAVVRGPAIVNRFDLVFAGTPSDPEIAAAHTALLDAGILVR from the coding sequence ATGACCACGCTCGTCGAAGGCACGCATCCCGGCGGCTTCCTCGTCTGGGAAGCCTTCCGAGACTACACCCGCGAGACGATCATCGTCGCGGCGGGCACGCTCGAGCCCGGCACCGTGCTCGGCAAGATCACTGCCTCCGGCAAATACGCCGCGCACGATCCGGCGGCCGTCGACGGCACCGAGACCGCGGTCGCCGTGCTCTGGGGCAAGGCGGATGCGAGCGCCGGCGACGCGCCGGCCGTCGCGGTCGTTCGCGGACCCGCCATCGTCAATCGCTTTGATCTCGTCTTCGCCGGCACGCCCAGCGATCCCGAGATCGCCGCGGCTCACACGGCGCTCCTCGACGCGGGCATCCTCGTCCGCTGA
- a CDS encoding head maturation protease, ClpP-related: MKSWYTIRAREGGAEVLIYDEIGAYGVSAKGFLAELGALPDDAAIDLRLNSPGGSVFDAVAIHNALSRHAGTVTVWIDGIAASAASYVAMAGDAIVMPENAFLMIHDPSGLVMGTAADMREMAGTLDKIAAGMTRGYAARSGKTEDEIAALMAAETWFSAAEALEAGLATQLAEPVRIAANFDIGRFRNAPPELVEAVEPVETADPEGAETEPDIVEDANDVAPAPAPDAAPQPAVDDPGGDEAGAEAATASTKPTSDPAAIRAEAIAHARAVVDLCRLAGQPQMAGRFLEEDASLDAVRAALLDARAETAPEITPHHPQPGRSATTRPWGDVIARTFKLKDAVVGRGTNH; encoded by the coding sequence ATGAAAAGCTGGTACACGATCCGCGCCCGCGAGGGCGGCGCGGAGGTGCTGATCTATGACGAGATCGGCGCCTATGGCGTCTCCGCCAAGGGGTTCCTGGCCGAGCTGGGCGCACTGCCGGATGACGCGGCCATCGACCTGCGCCTCAACAGCCCGGGCGGGTCGGTCTTCGATGCCGTCGCGATCCACAACGCGCTGAGCCGCCACGCCGGCACGGTGACCGTCTGGATCGACGGCATTGCGGCCTCGGCGGCGAGCTACGTCGCCATGGCGGGCGACGCGATCGTCATGCCCGAGAACGCCTTCCTGATGATCCACGACCCGTCCGGTCTCGTCATGGGCACCGCGGCGGACATGCGCGAGATGGCCGGGACGCTGGACAAGATCGCCGCCGGCATGACGCGCGGCTACGCGGCAAGGTCCGGCAAGACCGAGGACGAGATCGCGGCGCTGATGGCCGCGGAGACCTGGTTCTCGGCCGCCGAGGCGCTGGAGGCAGGCCTCGCCACGCAGCTTGCGGAGCCTGTGCGCATCGCCGCCAACTTCGACATCGGGCGTTTCCGGAACGCACCGCCCGAACTTGTGGAGGCTGTCGAGCCGGTCGAGACCGCCGATCCGGAGGGCGCAGAGACGGAGCCGGACATCGTTGAAGACGCCAACGATGTCGCGCCGGCGCCGGCGCCCGATGCCGCACCGCAGCCCGCAGTCGACGATCCTGGTGGCGATGAGGCCGGTGCAGAAGCGGCGACGGCCTCCACCAAACCGACTTCGGACCCCGCGGCCATCCGCGCCGAGGCCATCGCGCATGCCCGGGCCGTCGTCGACCTCTGCCGCCTGGCGGGCCAGCCGCAGATGGCCGGTCGCTTCCTCGAGGAGGACGCCAGCCTCGACGCGGTTCGCGCCGCGCTGCTGGACGCCCGCGCCGAGACGGCGCCGGAGATCACGCCCCATCATCCGCAACCCGGGCGCAGCGCCACGACCCGCCCCTGGGGCGACGTCATCGCCCGCACCTTCAAGCTGAAAGATGCCGTAGTGGGGCGCGGCACGAATCACTGA